In Spirosoma aureum, a single genomic region encodes these proteins:
- the nadD gene encoding nicotinate (nicotinamide) nucleotide adenylyltransferase, whose amino-acid sequence MKIGLFFGSFNPIHIGHLIIANTMATTTDLEQVWFVVSPQNPFKKTKSLLHEFDRFDMVERAIADNSRLKATDIEFSMPKPSYTIDTLTRLSEKYQQHTFTLIMGEDNLEQFANWKNYNKILEYYGLYVYPRPRAQESPFKANPNVRLVESPLLDISATFIRDSIRSNRSIRYMVPDVVEEMILRKKFYV is encoded by the coding sequence ATGAAAATTGGCTTATTTTTCGGCTCGTTTAACCCTATTCATATTGGCCATTTGATTATTGCCAACACAATGGCCACCACAACAGATCTGGAGCAAGTGTGGTTTGTTGTTTCTCCCCAGAATCCCTTCAAGAAGACAAAGAGCCTCTTGCATGAGTTTGATCGGTTCGATATGGTTGAGCGAGCCATTGCCGACAATAGCCGTTTGAAAGCGACCGATATCGAGTTTTCAATGCCCAAGCCTAGCTATACGATTGATACGCTTACTCGGCTCAGTGAAAAATATCAGCAGCATACGTTTACGCTGATTATGGGTGAGGATAACCTGGAGCAGTTCGCGAATTGGAAAAACTATAACAAAATTCTTGAGTACTACGGTCTGTATGTTTATCCACGGCCTCGTGCGCAGGAAAGCCCGTTTAAAGCCAATCCGAATGTTCGGCTTGTCGAATCGCCATTATTGGACATATCAGCAACGTTCATTCGTGACAGTATCCGCTCCAATCGCTCGATTCGATACATGGTGCCGGATGTAGTGGAGGAAATGATACTTCGGAAAAAGTTTTACGTATAA
- a CDS encoding MutS-related protein, translating into MTTENTFQERQQQFIKAEKVAHQQYNQLAFWRLVWFVGSVIAFWLLIRFDQQLGAALCFLIGLAGFLFLLKKHQAIRNERNLNHHLAFVNQDEIARLKRQYLRPESGDQFTNPTHFYSGDLDVFGKHSLFRLLNRTHTYEGQNRLAAWLQAPAGPDAVRLRQLASDELKTKLDWRQQFEALAYSEETITRSPEALVKWATADVSPLPTYLTSVRFLFPAITLGLFVAWLMGYLPGLAVLLALAVHGGVLSQTSERAKEVSEQTFEISAALRSFWSLFLHAEQLKGEALRLHAIGEALKSTDQLASEAIGQLAQLTEGLNYRRNPYFYLLFGIATLWDIHYLFRLERWRNDHGPHLSRWFDALGELEALTSLAGFSYAHPTYATPDIIDGQFILDIKSAAHPLLPPDRSVANSLALTGNGQTILITGSNMSGKSTFLRTVGANVVLALAGAVVSAEGFICSPVRVFTSMRTQDSLEESTSSFYAELKRLQMLISLSKQPTRLPVLYFLDEILKGTNSADRHRGAEALIRQLHRTTASGFVSTHDLELGQLTDSSDFVRNYHFQSDLHNGELLFDYKLRNGICESFNASQLMQAIGIEIDALQK; encoded by the coding sequence ATGACCACTGAAAATACCTTTCAGGAACGACAACAACAATTTATAAAGGCCGAAAAGGTTGCTCATCAGCAATACAATCAATTGGCATTTTGGCGCCTTGTCTGGTTTGTAGGCAGTGTAATCGCTTTCTGGTTGCTAATTCGGTTCGATCAGCAACTGGGCGCTGCACTTTGTTTCCTGATAGGTCTGGCAGGTTTTCTGTTTCTGCTAAAAAAGCACCAGGCAATTCGCAATGAACGTAACCTGAATCACCATCTGGCCTTTGTTAATCAGGACGAAATTGCTCGACTCAAAAGACAGTATTTAAGGCCGGAATCCGGCGATCAGTTTACTAACCCAACCCATTTCTACTCGGGCGATCTGGATGTCTTCGGTAAGCATTCGTTGTTTCGGTTGCTTAATCGAACCCATACTTACGAGGGCCAGAATCGACTGGCGGCATGGCTTCAGGCCCCCGCTGGTCCCGATGCCGTCAGGCTTCGCCAACTCGCATCGGATGAGTTAAAGACAAAACTCGATTGGCGACAGCAGTTTGAGGCTTTGGCCTATTCAGAAGAAACGATTACACGATCTCCGGAAGCGCTTGTGAAATGGGCAACGGCCGACGTTTCGCCCTTGCCGACTTATCTTACTAGTGTACGGTTTTTATTCCCGGCAATTACACTAGGTTTATTCGTGGCCTGGCTGATGGGCTATTTACCCGGCCTGGCTGTGTTGCTGGCGTTGGCCGTTCATGGCGGAGTGCTAAGTCAAACGTCGGAGCGAGCCAAGGAAGTTAGTGAACAGACATTCGAGATTTCTGCAGCCTTACGATCATTCTGGTCGTTGTTTCTTCACGCTGAGCAACTGAAGGGTGAAGCCCTACGGCTACACGCCATTGGTGAAGCCTTAAAATCAACTGATCAGTTGGCCTCGGAAGCAATTGGGCAACTAGCACAACTGACTGAAGGACTGAACTACCGACGTAATCCCTATTTCTACCTTCTTTTCGGCATTGCTACCTTGTGGGACATTCATTACCTGTTCCGACTGGAACGCTGGCGAAACGATCACGGTCCCCATCTCAGCCGCTGGTTCGATGCTCTGGGTGAACTTGAAGCACTTACGAGTCTAGCTGGGTTTTCGTATGCACACCCAACTTACGCTACACCTGATATTATTGATGGGCAATTTATTCTGGATATAAAATCGGCAGCTCACCCCCTGCTGCCACCCGACCGAAGTGTTGCTAACTCGCTCGCTCTAACCGGCAATGGACAAACGATCCTGATCACTGGTTCGAACATGTCGGGGAAAAGCACGTTCCTGCGTACGGTTGGAGCAAACGTTGTCCTGGCTCTGGCAGGGGCAGTTGTGAGCGCAGAAGGATTTATTTGCTCGCCGGTACGGGTGTTTACGAGTATGCGTACGCAGGATTCGCTCGAAGAGAGTACCTCGTCGTTCTACGCTGAATTAAAACGATTACAGATGCTTATTAGCCTATCAAAACAGCCAACCCGCCTACCAGTATTATATTTTCTGGACGAAATTCTGAAGGGAACGAACTCCGCTGACCGGCATCGGGGAGCAGAAGCCCTGATCAGACAACTACACCGTACAACAGCATCGGGTTTTGTATCGACGCATGATCTTGAACTTGGGCAGCTCACAGATTCGAGCGATTTTGTCCGAAACTACCATTTTCAGTCAGATCTTCACAATGGCGAACTATTGTTCGATTATAAACTTCGTAACGGCATCTGCGAGAGTTTCAACGCCAGCCAGCTAATGCAGGCCATTGGTATTGAAATCGATGCTCTTCAGAAGTAA
- a CDS encoding 4Fe-4S dicluster domain-containing protein — translation MEIFQQILFVAALAATAWYITKRIRLISRAIKLGRPENRFDHPDERLKTMVLVAFGQKKMFTNLLVGSMHFVIYTGFIIINIEILEIILDGILGTHRLFAPYIKPIYPILIDVFEVLAFGVLAVCVVFLCRRFIARVSRLQAERHRELRGWPISDATLILTAEILLMIAFLTWNASDSVLRDRGVGHYGELQRIVPDFLVSQYLKPLFSGFSDTVLVVYERTAWWLHILGILAFAIYVTYSKHLHIALGFPNVYFSDLQPKGEMQNMPEITKEVQLALGLPVTTSDGTQVNDNGEQPVEVGRFGAKDVQDLKWINLMNAYSCTECGRCTAACPANITGKKLSPRKIMMDTRDRLEEIQHGWQTHGNDYKDDKSLLNDYITAEELNACTTCQACINACPININPLDIILQLRRYRVMEESQAPASWNAMFSNIENNMAPWKFSPSDRFNWADQVNDAK, via the coding sequence ATGGAAATTTTTCAACAGATTTTATTTGTCGCTGCTCTGGCTGCGACGGCGTGGTACATAACCAAACGAATTCGACTCATTTCAAGGGCTATTAAACTGGGTCGACCAGAGAATCGTTTTGATCACCCCGACGAACGATTAAAAACAATGGTATTGGTGGCATTTGGCCAAAAAAAGATGTTTACAAATCTGCTGGTTGGTAGCATGCATTTTGTTATCTATACTGGATTTATCATCATCAATATTGAGATTCTGGAAATTATTTTAGATGGTATTCTGGGGACGCATCGGCTGTTTGCTCCCTACATTAAACCAATCTATCCGATTCTGATCGACGTATTTGAGGTTCTCGCCTTTGGAGTCCTGGCGGTCTGTGTTGTGTTTCTGTGTCGTCGGTTTATTGCACGGGTTAGCCGTCTACAGGCTGAACGACACCGGGAATTGCGCGGGTGGCCAATTTCTGATGCAACCCTCATTCTGACGGCCGAAATTTTATTGATGATTGCCTTCCTGACCTGGAACGCATCTGACAGCGTGTTGCGTGATCGGGGTGTAGGCCATTATGGTGAACTACAGCGTATTGTTCCTGATTTTTTAGTCAGCCAGTATCTGAAGCCCCTTTTTTCGGGTTTCAGTGATACGGTTCTGGTCGTTTATGAACGCACAGCCTGGTGGCTGCATATCCTGGGTATTCTGGCCTTTGCGATCTACGTTACCTACTCGAAACACCTGCATATTGCACTTGGCTTTCCGAACGTCTATTTTTCAGATCTCCAGCCAAAAGGTGAAATGCAGAACATGCCCGAAATTACTAAAGAGGTCCAGCTTGCCCTGGGATTGCCCGTAACTACATCTGATGGCACCCAGGTCAACGACAACGGTGAACAACCCGTTGAGGTAGGCCGATTTGGTGCCAAGGACGTACAGGACCTGAAATGGATTAATCTCATGAACGCCTATAGCTGTACGGAGTGTGGTCGCTGTACGGCCGCTTGCCCGGCTAATATTACAGGTAAAAAACTCTCACCCCGTAAGATCATGATGGACACACGCGATCGCCTGGAGGAGATTCAGCACGGTTGGCAAACGCATGGTAATGATTACAAAGACGATAAATCACTCCTGAACGACTACATTACAGCCGAAGAGCTCAATGCCTGCACCACTTGTCAGGCGTGTATAAATGCCTGTCCGATCAATATTAATCCGCTGGATATTATTCTGCAATTACGTCGCTATCGGGTTATGGAAGAATCACAGGCACCCGCTTCCTGGAACGCGATGTTCAGTAATATTGAGAATAATATGGCCCCCTGGAAATTCTCGCCAAGCGATCGTTTTAATTGGGCCGATCAGGTTAATGACGCTAAATAA
- a CDS encoding DUF2279 domain-containing protein, which yields MKALFLVAVLNALFPDSLPVLPDSSQFYILNPKASRLWAVGGTSFLTLGSTYVYLERTWWNGRGVPFHFDKGRDLTYASGLDKVAHLAGGIFISETYYNAFRWAGVTQKKAEWLALGSAAFVELGIELKDAYSPTYGFSLRDVAAGTLGGFWPMAQHRSGFLRDSQWKVSYWQQTSKYFDERGIPRQRFSIDDYLNQTYWFSFSPEHFGGQHWRHIWPDWLQLSVGMGLEAESWSIRHDGLGGRHEWYFSPDINLVKLLKPRSRATRLLLGLIKYIKIPAPTLQIGPKVHWHWLYF from the coding sequence TTGAAAGCTCTATTTTTAGTAGCTGTTCTAAATGCCTTATTCCCTGACTCTTTACCTGTCTTACCTGATAGTAGTCAGTTTTACATTCTTAACCCAAAAGCAAGCCGTTTATGGGCCGTTGGAGGAACGTCATTCCTCACGCTTGGGTCTACGTATGTCTATCTTGAACGAACATGGTGGAATGGAAGAGGTGTTCCTTTCCATTTTGATAAAGGACGGGATTTAACGTATGCCAGTGGCCTCGATAAAGTAGCTCATCTGGCAGGTGGTATTTTTATTTCAGAAACTTACTACAATGCTTTTCGCTGGGCTGGAGTTACCCAGAAGAAAGCCGAATGGCTGGCCTTAGGATCGGCAGCTTTTGTAGAGCTGGGAATTGAACTGAAAGACGCCTATTCGCCAACCTATGGCTTCAGTTTGCGCGATGTTGCAGCTGGCACTCTCGGTGGCTTCTGGCCGATGGCACAGCACCGATCGGGATTTCTGCGCGATTCACAGTGGAAAGTCAGCTACTGGCAACAGACATCGAAATATTTCGACGAGCGCGGCATTCCCCGACAACGCTTCTCCATTGACGATTACCTGAACCAGACGTACTGGTTTTCGTTTTCGCCTGAACATTTCGGTGGTCAACATTGGCGGCATATTTGGCCCGACTGGCTGCAACTTTCGGTTGGCATGGGATTGGAAGCCGAAAGCTGGAGCATCCGCCACGACGGTCTGGGCGGGCGACACGAATGGTATTTTTCCCCCGATATAAACCTGGTTAAGCTTCTAAAACCTCGTAGTAGAGCTACTAGATTATTACTGGGATTAATCAAATACATAAAGATTCCAGCGCCAACGCTACAAATTGGGCCGAAAGTACACTGGCACTGGCTTTACTTCTGA
- the gmk gene encoding guanylate kinase, protein MDGKLIIFSAPSGSGKTTIVKHLLAENDNLGFSISACTRDRRGRSEVNGKDYYFLTPEEFKQKIDNDEFVEWEEVYTGAFYGTLKSEIERLWANGKHVLFDVDVQGGLKLKEYYGDKALAVFVQVPNEETLRQRLIGRGSETEESLSKRLFKVHFEMSFKNRFDVILVNDELDTSLEKAQKLVDDFVLESKAPAKGTVI, encoded by the coding sequence TTGGACGGTAAACTTATCATTTTTTCAGCCCCTTCTGGTTCCGGGAAAACAACGATTGTCAAGCATTTGCTGGCCGAGAACGATAATCTCGGCTTTTCCATTTCGGCCTGTACGCGTGATCGCCGGGGGCGGAGCGAAGTAAACGGTAAAGATTATTATTTCCTTACGCCAGAAGAATTTAAGCAAAAGATTGATAATGATGAATTTGTGGAGTGGGAGGAAGTTTATACGGGCGCTTTTTATGGGACGTTAAAATCAGAAATCGAACGCCTTTGGGCCAACGGTAAGCATGTGTTGTTCGATGTTGACGTTCAGGGCGGCTTAAAGCTAAAAGAGTATTACGGTGATAAAGCGCTGGCCGTTTTTGTACAGGTACCCAACGAGGAAACACTACGCCAACGCCTGATTGGTCGTGGCTCGGAAACAGAAGAAAGCCTGTCAAAACGATTATTCAAAGTCCATTTTGAAATGAGCTTTAAGAATCGCTTCGATGTAATTCTGGTTAATGATGAGTTAGATACATCGCTGGAAAAGGCGCAGAAACTCGTCGATGATTTCGTCCTGGAAAGCAAAGCACCCGCTAAAGGAACCGTTATATAA
- a CDS encoding (Fe-S)-binding protein, with protein MTQEVKTYTVPTMADMAASGEEPEILFWVGCAGSFDDRYKRVTIAFVRILNHVGIKFAVLGPEEACTGDPARRAGNEFLFQMQAMSNIQVLNGYNVKKIVTACPHCFNTLKNEYPELGGNYEVIHHSQFLQGLINEGRVRVKDGQSFKGRRITFHDSCYLGRANKVYEAPRDVLAALDADLVEMKRVRANGLCCGAGGGQYFKEPEPGKKDVNVERVEEALGTGADTIAVACPFCMTMMSDGVKNKNREDSVRVYDISELIAQGQGL; from the coding sequence ATGACACAGGAAGTAAAAACATACACCGTTCCGACAATGGCCGATATGGCCGCGTCGGGTGAAGAACCGGAAATTCTGTTTTGGGTCGGCTGTGCTGGCTCATTCGATGATCGCTATAAACGAGTAACGATTGCCTTCGTTCGTATTCTAAACCATGTTGGCATTAAGTTCGCCGTACTGGGGCCAGAGGAAGCCTGCACAGGTGATCCGGCCCGTCGTGCCGGGAATGAGTTTTTGTTCCAGATGCAGGCCATGTCGAATATTCAGGTACTGAATGGCTATAATGTCAAAAAAATTGTGACAGCCTGCCCGCACTGCTTCAACACGCTTAAGAATGAGTATCCCGAATTGGGGGGAAATTATGAAGTAATTCACCATTCGCAGTTTTTACAGGGACTTATCAACGAAGGCCGGGTTCGGGTTAAGGATGGACAGTCGTTTAAAGGACGGCGAATAACATTTCATGACTCATGCTATCTGGGCCGGGCCAATAAAGTCTATGAAGCTCCCCGCGACGTTTTGGCAGCTCTGGATGCCGATCTGGTCGAGATGAAACGAGTACGAGCTAATGGTTTATGCTGTGGAGCGGGTGGTGGACAGTATTTCAAAGAACCGGAACCCGGCAAAAAAGACGTGAACGTAGAGCGCGTTGAGGAGGCACTCGGTACCGGCGCTGACACCATTGCCGTAGCTTGCCCATTCTGCATGACTATGATGTCTGATGGGGTAAAAAATAAAAATCGTGAAGATTCCGTTCGGGTTTATGACATTTCGGAACTCATAGCACAGGGTCAGGGATTGTAA
- a CDS encoding sigma-70 family RNA polymerase sigma factor, with product MATIQEVMSDTPTRDDDQLLPDGDPIDQPSADTPARGYTDEQKYRIFNKEFMPHIDSMYNFAFRLTTDEDDANDLVQDTYLKAFRFISSFEQGTNAKAWLFRILKNSFINDYRKKSKEPAKVDYQDVETTYNSEDAEAEHTVDLRAESVSDLIGDEVATALNSLPVDFRTVIILCDIEGFTYEEMAKILDIPIGTVRSRLHRARNLLKEKLRDYASSMGYNEENEE from the coding sequence ATGGCGACCATACAAGAAGTTATGTCAGATACGCCAACTCGCGACGACGACCAATTGCTACCCGACGGCGATCCTATTGACCAGCCCTCGGCCGACACACCTGCCCGTGGTTATACCGACGAGCAGAAGTATCGGATTTTCAACAAGGAGTTCATGCCCCACATTGACTCCATGTACAACTTTGCTTTTCGCTTAACAACCGACGAAGACGATGCCAATGATCTCGTTCAGGATACTTATTTAAAGGCATTTCGATTCATTTCGTCCTTTGAGCAAGGAACTAACGCAAAGGCATGGCTGTTTCGGATTCTGAAGAACAGCTTCATCAACGATTATAGAAAAAAGAGTAAGGAGCCAGCTAAGGTAGATTATCAGGACGTTGAAACGACCTATAATTCTGAAGATGCCGAAGCTGAGCATACCGTCGACCTGAGGGCCGAATCCGTTTCTGATCTGATCGGTGACGAAGTGGCAACTGCCCTGAATTCGTTGCCGGTAGATTTCCGGACTGTAATTATTCTTTGCGATATTGAAGGATTCACATACGAAGAGATGGCCAAGATTCTGGACATTCCTATCGGTACAGTTCGATCTCGCTTACACCGTGCCCGGAACCTATTGAAAGAAAAATTGCGTGATTACGCATCATCAATGGGTTATAATGAAGAAAATGAAGAATAA
- a CDS encoding Fur family transcriptional regulator codes for MALAAKTLKDFNLRHTNGREEVLDLFLNAGHALAHNDVENGLGPDHDRVTIYRTLRTFLDKGLLHKVLDDEGGTKYALCRETCAHGHHHHDHVHFKCEACGQTTCLDQVRIPTIALPEGYNRKEMNLLIQGVCLDCNK; via the coding sequence ATGGCCCTAGCAGCTAAAACCCTGAAAGACTTTAACCTTCGGCATACAAATGGCCGGGAGGAAGTGCTGGATTTGTTTCTGAACGCTGGTCATGCACTGGCGCATAACGATGTCGAAAACGGTCTTGGTCCTGACCATGACCGCGTAACGATTTATCGGACGCTACGAACGTTTCTGGATAAAGGATTACTGCATAAAGTTCTTGATGATGAGGGTGGAACAAAATATGCCCTATGCCGCGAGACCTGCGCCCACGGACATCATCACCATGACCATGTTCATTTCAAATGCGAAGCGTGCGGGCAGACAACCTGTTTAGATCAGGTTCGAATTCCAACCATAGCTTTACCAGAAGGCTATAATCGAAAGGAAATGAATTTGCTGATTCAGGGCGTTTGTCTGGATTGTAATAAGTAA